In the Sus scrofa isolate TJ Tabasco breed Duroc chromosome 8, Sscrofa11.1, whole genome shotgun sequence genome, TCCCAGGCGAAATCTTTAAGCAGACGGCACTGCTCCTCCTGTCTGTTCACATCGACCAGCTCAGCAGAACCACCGACCCTCCCCACagctcagccctgccctgccctgcctgcctctccaacCTGGCTGCGGCCCAGTGGGCCCAGAGGCCAGGTCTCGCCTCCTCCGCTGCAGACCCACCTGCCATGGCTCAGGCCCTTCTCCCCCAGGGACTGCCCATCCCTGACCTTTCCAGTGGGGGCCTCCGGCAGGCCCCCCAGAGCCGAGGAGGTCCTCCTCCACCACCCACCGGAGTGTGCACACACCCTACCAAAGGCCAGCACTGCTTTCACGCATTCCCACATCAAGCCGTGGCACGTTTAAGAGCGGGGTCCAGTCCTCGTCCatctctgtgtccccagtgcctgACAAACGCTGGCCAAAGGGTTCTTGGAGGGATATTCACAGCAAAAGACCTTACTGCTCTTAATGAATCAGGAGTCGGAGCGGATGAAGGAACGAGCTAAGCGCAGGGCTCCTTACCTTCACACTCTGCAGCAGGAAAAAGAGGGGAGTACAAGGCTTTTTCCCACCAGGTCTGTTTTTCTTGACTTCTATTCATTCCTTGTACATCAGTGTTCAATACAGGAAACTGTTTAGATTAAACCAAATACAGAACAAGTTTACAAACTTTCAAGATAGAGGCAAAAATTCAAGCATCATTAACTAGGGACTATGATctcaggatatttatttattcatttaaggccacacccgcgccatgtggaagttcccaggctaggggtcgaatcggagctgatgctgccgacccacaccacagccacagctgcgcaggatccttaacccattgagccaggccaggatcgaacccacaacctcatggttcctagttggatttgtttccactgtgccacaaagggaacgcctagacaagctgaatttaaaaaaccaaagtgTGCATAGCATACAAAGGAAGTTTTTCTTATGAAGCACTTTATATAGGAAAGGGaatgaaaaatctttttaaaaaacacaacaaaactctTACAAGACAGCAACATAACAGGACACACCCTTAAGTAAGGAAGTTTCTAGATTTTGCAAGAAAGAAGGGGGGCCTTGAGCCTCCGCTAGTGTGAGATGCTTGAGGGAAAAGAGGGAGGCCTCTCACCCGCGTGTGTGAAGGAGTCAAAGGCGAAATGGGACAGAAGGATGCTATACAGGCAGAGTTACCAAGCTAGTGTCTTTACAACAGGATTATCTGCTCCAGTGAGAACCAGAAGGAAATTGAGACCAAAACTAAATAATGAAGCTGACAGTATTTCACATTCAAAACAGGAAACAGACCTCAAAAAGGGACAAGGGCAGGACTCCTGAGAGCAGGAAAGACCTGTCCTTCGTGCATGTTCGTGGCCCTCCCATGTCCGGAAGGGGAATGAATGCCAGTCGGAACCCAGGCTCCACCCTTCGCTGGTGGCGCTCTCAAGTCCCAGCTGGACCTCACCCACCCACCCGGGCAGCGAGGACCAGATGCAGTGTGGCTGGTGGTCACAGATACCAGCTGCGGCTCGCTGCAGCCACCCTGGGTGTATCTGGTAGGCGGGGTCAGGGCCACCCTCTTCCAGGCTCCCTCCTCATTGCGCCCGACCACACCCCTACCCCCAGGGTCAGGTCTGCTCTGGGCATCTCCGTACCTCCCACGGCCCCCAACGGCCCCTCACGGTCTCAACAAGTGTCTGCTCAATGGGCAGGACCTGTGAACACTGCGTGTGTCTTCGCTGTTTTAGAAGACAGTTCGTTATATCTCCACGTTTAAAACCTGAACTGTTTTAGCAACTGATGACCCTCAGTTTTCTAACAGGATCTTGTTATTCTTCGAAATGtaaatcattttactttatttttaccaAAACCTTTTTGATTCAgtaatgtcttttttattatttaaatgggAAATACATTTCAGAAATACTCCTAAATGAGAAACTGAAGAACTGTATCGTCTAACCAGAGTGGTCAGTTAACCTTCACCATTTTCTCCCACAGCTTACTCTAACCATGAAAATTAGTAAAGCTATTAGATAAACAGACACCAAGGCCGGCTGCACTGATGAGGCCAGGCTTAATGCAAATGAAGCCAGCAATGTGCAAGGCCTGCAGTGACATCAAGGTGATTCCTGCGTCTGGCCCCTAACTCAGAGCAGGGTGAGACCTTTCTGGAAagtccctgccttccctcccaggCACACCTGTTCTCGGGGAGGGTTTCTCAGGAGGAGCCAGGAAGGCTCCCTGCACAGAACTCTCCCCCTCAGCTCCCAGGCACTACTCAGAGAGACGGACTGGAAGGTAACAAGCTCCTATTTGAGAAGGAAGACGGAGGGGGCAGGCTATGGAAGCGTCAGTGTTCCACTCACACGAGTGTAGTTAGGCTGCTTATTCTTCAACCGTTACTGACATTGTGGAGTGGGGTGAAGggcaagaaagggaagggaattcATCAGGACGgactgggcagggcagggcaggcggGAGGGGTCGGGGTGGCGAGGGGCTGGGTTGGCACGAAGAGGAGGAGGTCGGAATCAAGGGGGATCAGACGGTGAGCTCTAGGGCAGGGGCCACGCCTCactgaccccccaccccaggaacagggcctggcacgaAGGAGACAGCCAGTGTCTGCTGGCTTTGAGAAGAGGCTCCAACTGGCCCAAGGTCCTGACCATCCGGCACCATTTCCCTCTCGCTGCTGAAACCACTGTTCGGCCCTGCAGGCTCTGGCACAGTTCTAGGATTTCTTCCGCATCCTCCATCTGAAAGTCAATCCCAACAGCAGGGACGCATCTGTCCTGTTTGGGGCTACAGTGAATTCACAGTCAGCAAGTATACACATGGAAACATCTTTCCACTCAGCCATTTCCAACTTTCAGGCTGCAGCAAAGAGGACTGTGCTTTGTGTAAATGATGCCTGTTTACTGTATTCATTCAACTTCCGGTTTGGTTGAGaatggaaggaatgaaggaacggaggaaatggaaaacagaacagaacactCCCCCCAGGCACCCCCAAAGAAGCTCCAAAGAGCTTCTTGGCTCCCTCTCCGCCTGTAAGCCTTTCTTCAGTTGTACCTCTGCGAGGAAGCCTGCCCTGACCCGTACTTATCACCGCCAACTCCTCCGAGCACTTCCGCCCACCACCTCTCCCCTCCGGCTCTTTCCCGCAGCACTGGTATTCTCACCCAGCTTCTCACGTGCCGCTGGGCACTGACTCTACCTCCACAAACGCCTTTACACTCAGCACCTACAATCACACCCTAGAATAGTAGCACGCAGTAGCCCTTAACActtgaagaatgaatgaagaaacagTGCGGGGGGAGAAGATAAGCCCTTCATCCAGAAAGGCTTACTAGAAACATCTTTAGCAAGAGATGTAACACTCAGTCGTTCTCCAGAAGATGGAAGTTAGACAGAGGCTCACcacttttaattctcacaaacaTTTCTAGTCTGGGGAGGAGAACGGTGCTCGCTATTCCTCTTTGAGCGCTGCCATGGGGACAGAGCCCCGAGAGCACCTTCCTGCTGAACAGCCACTTCTCAGTTATGTGGGTCACAAGAGGAGAAGCAAGCCTCCTACGAGCCTGTGctttggaggaggagaaaggaaatgtgAGTGGAGAGGTGTCCTGGGCAACGGAGAGCAGCAGGAGCCACGCGCCGCCCATGCCGGGCTGTGCTGCCCGGTGACTGCCAAGCAGGTGCAGAGCATAAAGCACGTGGGCTCTGGCCTCACACGGGCTCCCGGGCAGGCAGCCCACCTTCTGGGCCTGCGTGGCCTCAGCGTGTCCTCCGCGGTCATGGGGGAACAAACCTAGTGCAGAAAGTCGCCGTGGACACTGAGTAGGATGGTGGGGACAAAGCAGTCGGCAGAGCGGGTGGGCTCCAACCCCCAGGACGGCCCTTGACGGTCAGACCTTCGGACTCCCAGGCTCCTCCCCTGGGCGGCAAATCCCCGAAAACAGGGCTAAGCCTGCTGCTGCTTCCCTGTAGTCTACAGTGCATGGCATGGAGTCAGCAATCAAGCAAATGACATAACACTTCTGCCGCAAGTGCGGGCACAAAGGGAGAGCTGGGCGCGCGGCTCGGCGCCGTGACCTGAGTGTGGGCAGCTGCCCTGCACACGTGGCAAAGTGCAAACCCCTTCATCTCTGGGCTACGCTGTTTCTTCCGCCTAGAGTGTCCTGCCTCCTTTTGGCCCTGGATGCTCAGGTAGGTGCAAAATACCCTTCCTAACTAACTCCCAGCGGCTGGGACGGTTGCCCTCTGGGTTCCCACAGCACCCCGTGCTCACTCTCCCTAGGCCACCTTCCATGCTGCCTAAAATTACATTGGCCCAAACACCCTAAATGATAACGAACTGGCTAGATAATCTTGGCacagccatacaatggaataatatgcaGAAAATGTAAGAGGAAAGGGTgtcatttcagttaaaaaaaaaaaaaaaaaaagagtaggaggCAACATCCGTGAACACGGATCTGTTCCTACAAGCATCGTGGCtgatgctggggcgggggggtccaCTGTGTACGCACCCCCTCGTGCCTTCTGAATTTGAACACAGGAGGGAACTGCCTGCGGCAGTGAAGACAAACTGGTCCTCAGGACGAGACCGAACTCTCCCGGACGAGGACGGCGTCGCGGTCGCCCCGGGCGTCCACCTCCGCAACGGGTGTGAGGAGCTGAGTGTCTACTTAATGTTGGCTGAGCTGAACTCAACTCAACTTTTGAAAAGACATGTTCCCAGGTACCCATCCCATTAGAAATCCCACATTTTAGACCACTTGCTCTGAAACAGACGGGCAACTGAGTGACTTTTAAAACGGAGCTGGGCCCTCCGTAACGACTGCCCTCACTCAGAGAAGGGGAAAGCAGAGCCTGGCAGGAGCTCCCCAAGACTGACCGGCAGTGTGAGAGCGTGAACGGCACAGGTTCTGGTCCCAGCCTGGCCCAGAACTGTCCCTTCAGGCCACTCTCGCAGACTTTCTGCCCCTTAGATGAACCTGTGCCGTGAGCTCTAAGCGGCAGGTGTGCTGCCGAGACAGGGCTGAGAGCAGCGACAGCAGCCAGGCTGCGGGACGACCCTGGCGCCCACAGGGGACGGCATGGGCAGCCGAGACCTTTCCAGACAACTCGGCCTTCTGGTAACACGTAAATATATCCACGTACTAGCAAGCGAAGGCATACGGTAGTGATATGATGTGGAATCTCCCTTCTTGccgctttttctttcttccccatctGGAACCAGGTGAAATGCAAGGTCCGTAAAGGGACACTGAAGGATGAAAAGTGGGGCAATTCACAGACAGGTAAGGGCTAACGACATTACGGTTTTCTGTTCTGAGCCGTTCAGAGTTCAGTGTTTCAATGGGATTCAATTCGTGTCTAAGGATCTCGAGGCGAGCTCGTCAGAGCAGCGACTCTCTAGTGGCCTGTGGGGCTTCCTACCCTCAGAGGCACTCAGGTCCACACCCAGGCACTGACCCAGCAGTGAGGAAGCCACGGATCCCAGCTTGTCTTATAATCTCACAAGACAAAGTACAAAAGTGACTCATGAAAAATGGCAAGTGCAATTTAAAGAAGAGGCATAAAGCACACAGAAATTCAAAGAAGGGAGAAACGATTTCTGGTGTGGGTTGGGGAGAGCATCGAAGGACGTGGGGgccgggtgggggggggcacGACTGAGCCAGCCGAAAGGTGGGCGGAGCCTGCAGGAGACCAGATGGGAGGAGGGCACCGCTCCCCTCCTCTCCGGAGCGCCTCCGACTGCCTTCTTAGTAAGGTGCTCCTGGAAAGAGGCCAGGCACTGCTGCAGCAAGTCATGGCTGAGAAATGGGCAGAGTGCCACGCTGTTTTCATGAACAGGTTACCGTCCTAAGTGTTATTTCTTGTGCATTCGATGTAATCCCAAATGTCTTCTCAGGAACAAATGGTATCACGACTCCCATTAATAAAAGCAGTAACCTCATCTGGTAAACTCACCCACAAAATTCACGTAACTTTGGGAATGAGAATTTGGTAAGAAGCAAGGTACATCTGTACGTCTATAGAAGTTATTCTGTTGCATTTGGATTGTGGGTTGATTTTCACTTGTACCATGAAGATAAATTTTAAGAGAATTCTATACAGATGTAATTTACATGTAAAACCTAAGTTTCAATAAACTAATCAAAGTTTCAGAGGCAGTTAGGTGGGCAAATCTAAGAGCAAAGGACCCTGTGAAGAGTAAGAAGCCGCTTCCTTTTTCAGCTGATGATTGAAAGTTATATATCAGGCTTTGCTTTAAGCACAGTACAGGTACACCTAAGACAACACATAAACACCTCAtatcctgatttatttttaaaaatgtctttgcaTAAAAAGTCTACTGTCTAGttcaaatttataaatatcaaatTCATTTGAAGTTGCTATGTAAAAATCGTAAGAGTGCTGGGTTTAAAGACGGTTAAGCTGAATTCCTAATAATTTCACCCTTTCAATGCCTGAAATCAGGCTGTTTTTGAAAGTCTGATCAAACCTTTTATCAAATACCAAGACACACCGACACATACCTCTTCCAGCTGTCCTGAAGAAACCGGATTATCTTCGTAAGCAGGGAACTGACAACCTGCCTTGCAACTGCAAAAATGATTAAGTTCTTCCTCACATTGTGCCATCATTTTACAATTTGCTTCTGAGCTTTCTAAGTCGATCTCCAGAGATTCATTCATGCTACACTCCAAACACTGACTCTGCTTTCCCACTGGCAGAATCCCAGCTGATTCCTCCTGGGAATCCAGTGATGTCTGAGCACTCTTTTCCATTCCAGATTTTTTTAACCTGGGAAGGAATTTTCCAGACTCCAGCTCTGATTTCCATAGTAATGGCCTTCCTTCTCTGCATCTTCTTCCAGTGGTTTGAGGTCTGCCTGCGGATCTTCAAATGCGTCAACTTGAGAAGGAATGGGAATATTTGCTTCgtctttttcagattcaaatTCCGACTCGCTTCCTCCCCCCGGGGACAGTTCAGATGCAGAAATTGGGCGAAAGTGAGTCCTAGGAGAGATGCGAATAGCCCTGTACTGTGTTCTGTCAACGCCACATATCCTGGGGTGGAAAACTTCACTGTCTGAGTCAGAGCAGAGGATTGACTTCGGTTTAAAACTAGGACTGAAAGATGCAATCCCTTCGGGTTCGAACGAACACTCCACGTGAAGGACTTGTGAAAATGGATTGCTTAGGTCAAAGGATGAGAACGAATATTCAAGTCCAGGGTCTTCGACTTGAAAGTTACCACAAGCTCCTAGTAAGTCTTCatggaagataaaagaaaaccCCTTATTCAACCCATTTTCCCCGCCCTTCGGCTGCTCGTTCTGTTCGAATGACACGAAGGGTTTCCATAACTGCCTGTGACCTGGAGCAAAACTGTTCCCCGGGGTCATAAAGACATCTGTACCAGCTATGGTCACGACATCAGAAGCCGCGCACTGCAACAAACTTCCTTTTGTGTGACTGGGCGGTACCACTGCCCACTCCCCGTCGCTACTAAAGGTTTTGAGCTCTCCGTAAACGCCTCCCAGAATGAATGAGTTCTCCTTATCTTGGGCCACGTCCCAAGGTTTAGAGGGCGTAGTAtaatcaccaccatccaccttGGACAGCTCGCCAGAAACAAAAGCTCTTTTCTCCAGGTTCTCTTTCTGTCCCTCCCACAGATGATACTCGGATCTCTGCACGGCCTTATTAGGCTCCTGGAGGGGCTCCATCTTAGCTTCAGCATCCAAACAGCAGCAGTAGTTATTTACATCTGTTGGAAATAACTCATCATCAATTCTTTCTATTTCTACCATCGCTACAGAATCTCTATCTGCCATCTTTGTCCAAATGTCTTTAATAACCCCTGAGCTGTAGCCATCTCCAAGAGGACTGCTTTCACGACATGCCTGCGTAGTTTCAAAGGCTTTGTGTTCCGTCTTTTGTTCTAGCTGAATACCACAGACAGATtctagtttagattttttttggaaaactaaGGTCGGGATTTCTCCTAAAGTTCTACTGTTTTGCTGACAAGTCTCGTCTTGCAAAAAGTCTAGAAGTTCTTCATCTACATAATTTGACGAGACTCTAGGAACTACGTAATTAATATCTTCTGCATTAAACTGCGTGGATTCTTCAAACTGAATGTTTAAGGTCTCATTGTCTGAACGGGTCTCTTCCGAATGGGACCAGGGACTACAAGTTCTTGTTGAAAGATTGGAACAGTGTTCGTTTTCTTCAAAGGCACTATTTTTGGTCCATATTAGCAATCTAGACTGTGTTTTCCCAAGCATGTTAGCACTagaatctgtattttcatttcccaAGTTGagtgtttcaaaagaaaatggtaaaacagAATTACTGCATTGCACTTCAAACACTGAAAAACAAGAGTTTATACCAGATCCTTCATTAATATCTGAAAAGAGCTCCTGATTGCCAGCAAGCAAATGCGGGTGGAGCGCTGTGCTGTCTAAGGTCGGGGAGAGCCTAACTGGAGAATCTCCTCCGACACTCTCTCCGTCGGCATCGCCAGAGCTGGATGAGCAGCACTCCCAAAACtgagccaggctgcccaggtcTTGCAGGAACAAGCCCTCGGCACCCACAGAGCTGGTAGAATCCGTCCATATTGCACGTTCCCCTTGCAACTCCATTCCATCTAACACTATGCAACATTCTGCCTCAAAATctgctttctctttgcttttttgccGAATCATGTTCAAGATCCGACTTTCTCCTTGCATTGTTTCTGAGGCACCAGGATCCAACATGGATTGATCAATATCCACTTCATAGAAGTGTGTTAATTCCGAGAGATGAATATCATCCAGGTATCCGCTGTCCTCCGGAAGAGAACAGAATGAGGTCCCCGTGAGGTCAATGTCCTCATTGATAACTGCAGGCATTTCTACAAAATGACCATCAATGAAAGTACCTGCTGCGAGGTATGTTTTATGAATATTATTGTTGCTGATGCAAAGACCATGCACTGACTCCGACAATTCTTCCACTGCCTCTGAGGCCAGATCACTCGTGTCTTGTCTGTTTCGGTATGTGGTCTCCAGTTTGCTTTTTCTGCTCAGAGGAACGAAATACTCGGCGATGGGTTCCGTGTACCACAGCGGCTCCTCTTTATACTCGCGGTCGTTTCTGCTCTCCGCGGGCAGGTCCCTGGCTTCCGTGCTGCCGGgctccttcctccccagctcctTCAGCGGGCGCTTACCCCGCTTGCACAGCTGCTTGAtggccccgccgccgccggcgTGCACGTTTCTGTCCGCCTTGTCGCCGTGCTTCAAGGAGAGCCTGCTGTGCCCGCTCCGTCCCTTTTTGTTTCGGATTTCTCGTGCTTGT is a window encoding:
- the KIAA0232 gene encoding LOW QUALITY PROTEIN: uncharacterized protein KIAA0232 homolog (The sequence of the model RefSeq protein was modified relative to this genomic sequence to represent the inferred CDS: inserted 3 bases in 3 codons), which produces MRPLGAAVDGSPSESSPSSYPGPVSVSEMSLLHALGPVQTWLGQELEKCGIDAMIYTRYVLSLLLHDSYDYDLQEQENDIFLGWEKGACKKWGKSKRKCSDLTLEEMKKQAAVQCLRSASDESSGIETLVEELCSRLKDLQSKQEEKIHXKLEGSPSPEAELSPAAKDQVEMYYEAFPPLSEKPVCLQEIMTVWNKSAVCSYSSSSSSSTAPPASTDTSSPKDCPSEGEVTKERSSEVPSSAHEKTQSRGPNEKENRVRNGPGEDKPALYKKQIRQKPEGKLRPRSWSSGSSEAGSSSSGNQGEAKSSMKCVKVRHKXREIRNKKGRSGHSRLSLKHGDKADRNVHAGGGGAIKQLCKRGKRPLKELGRKEPGSTEARDLPAESRNDREYKEEPLWYTEPIAEYFVPLSRKSKLETTYRNRQDTSDLASEAVEELSESVHGLCISNNNIHKTYLAAGTFIDGHFVEMPAVINEDIDLTGTSFCSLPEDSGYLDDIHLSELTHFYEVDIDQSMLDPGASETMQGESRILNMIRQKSKEKADFEAECCIVLDGMELQGERAIWTDSTSSVGAEGLFLQDLGSLAQFWECCSSSSGDADGESVGGDSPVRLSPTLDSTALHPHLLAGNQELFSDINEGSGINSCFSVFEVQCSNSVLPFSFETLNLGNENTDSSANMLGKTQSRLLIWTKNSAFEENEHCSNLSTRTCSPWSHSEETRSDNETLNIQFEESTQFNAEDINYVVPRVSSNYVDEELLDFLQDETCQQNSRTLGEIPTLVFQKKSKLESVCGIQLEQKTEHKAFETTQACRESSPLGDGYSSGVIKDIWTKMADRDSVAMVEIERIDDELFPTDVNNYCCCLDAEAKMEPLQEPNKAVQRSEYHLWEGQKENLEKRAFVSGELSKVDGGDYTTPSKPWDVAQDKENSFILGGVYGELKTFSSDGEWAVVPPSHTKGSLLQCAASDVVTIAGTDVFMTPGNSFAPGHRQLWKPFVSFEQNEQPKGGENGLNKGFSFIFHEDLLGACGNFQVEDPGLEYSFSSFDLSNPFSQVLHVECSFEPEGIASFSPSFKPKSILCSDSDSEVFHPRICGVDRTQYRAIRISPRTHFRPISASELSPGGGSESEFESEKDEANIPIPSQVDAFEDPQADLKPLEEDAEKEGHYYGXSELESGKFLPRLKKSGMEKSAQTSLDSQEESAGILPVGKQSQCLECSMNESLEIDLESSEANCKMMAQCEEELNHFCSCKAGCQFPAYEDNPVSSGQLEEFPVLNTDVQGMNRSQEKQTWWEKALYSPLFPAAECEECYTNAKGENGLEECPDVKEIPSNEEHLLDFNRVSSVYEARCTEERNSGAEGSGFGRKTCSGGSPAPEAAGSGGGGEWPGPGGEALFCRTHL